The following proteins come from a genomic window of Salvia hispanica cultivar TCC Black 2014 chromosome 4, UniMelb_Shisp_WGS_1.0, whole genome shotgun sequence:
- the LOC125223724 gene encoding (-)-germacrene D synthase-like, with product MANIYASAVPISTNNTNVDVSRRSVTYVPSVWKDHFLAYTNHVTEISATDKEMLEKQKVEVKKLLAQTPDDSALKMELINAIQRLGVAYHFSEEIDDSLSKIHQNYDTQSSKDKDNIGVLALRFRLLRQHGYRVSCDVFNGLVDKEGNLKESLIDDVEGMLSLYEASNYGINGEDILDKALDFTSSHLRNSLQKIMSTSLSNRVKEALEMPISKSLIRLGAKKFISMYQQDESHNQTLLNFAKLDFNIVQKIHQRELHHITRWWEDLEFGKKLPFARDRVAECYFWIVGVYFEPQYDTARVFMTKVIALTSIIDDIYDVYGTLDELRLFTHAIRGWMGTLNLVHVTELPPYMRICYEALLGIYSEMEDEMGKRGQSYRLQYARKEMIKLAGVYMEEAEWCYSKHVPTMDEYMKFALVSGAYMMLSTTSLVGMGDPITQDDFDWVTNEPLIVRAASVICRLMDDMVGHGVS from the exons ATGGCCAATATCTATGCATCCGCTGTTCCCATCTCCACAAATAATACAAATGTAGATGTTAGTCGTCGATCTGTAACATATGTTCCTAGCGTTTGGAAAGATCATTTTCTTGCATATACTAACCACGTTACG GAAATCAGTGCCACAGACAAGGAAATGCTCGAAAAGCAAAAGGTAGAGGTGAAGAAGTTGCTAGCTCAAACCCCGGATGATTCAGCGCTCAAGATGGAGCTCATTAATGCAATCCAACGTCTAGGTGTTGCCTATCATTTTTCAGAAGAAATTGACGACTCATTAAGCAAAATTCACCAGAATTATGATACACAGAGTAGCAAAGACAAGGACAATATTGGAGTTCTTGCTCTTCGTTTTCGTCTGCTCAGACAGCATGGTTACCGCGTCTCATGCG ACGTGTTCAACGGATTGGTAGACAAGGAAGGGAATCTGAAGGAGTCGTTGATAGACGACGTTGAAGGGATGCTAAGCTTGTACGAGGCTTCCAACTACGGAATAAACGGAGAAGATATTCTTGACAAAGCCTTAGATTTTACTTCTTCACATCTCCGGAATTCTCTACAAAAAATTATGAGCACTTCTCTATCGAATCGAGTGAAAGAAGCTCTGGAGATGCCGATTAGCAAGAGTCTGATCAGACTCGGGGCCAAGAAATTTATATCTATGTACCAACAAGATGAGTCGCACAATCAGACATTATTGAATTTTGCCAAATTAGACTTCAATATTGTGCAGAAAATACATCAGAGGGAGCTACACCACATTACAAG GTGGTGGGAGGATTTGGAGTTTGGAAAAAAACTACCATTTGCAAGGGATAGAGTGGCGGAGTGCTATTTTTGGATTGTGGGAGTCTATTTTGAGCCACAATACGACACTGCAAGAGTATTTATGACCAAAGTCATAGCTCTAACTTCCATCATTGATGACATCTATGATGTTTATGGAACGTTAGATGAACTCCGACTTTTCACCCACGCTATCCGAGGGTGG ATGGGGACCTTAAATCTAGTACATGTTACGGAATTGCCGCCGTACATGAGGATATGTTACGAAGCTCTTCTAGGCATTTATTCGGAGATGGAAGATGAAATGGGAAAACGAGGCCAGTCATATCGCCTGCAATATGCGAGAAAAGAG ATGATAAAGCTAGCGGGGGTGTATATGGAAGAGGCGGAATGGTGTTATAGCAAGCATGTTCCGACAATGGACGAGTATATGAAATTTGCACTCGTATCGGGTGCTTACATGATGCTATCAACAACTTCTTTGGTTGGAATGGGAGACCCTATTACCCaagatgattttgattggGTTACGAACGAGCCACTAATTGTACGAGCCGCCTCGGTTATTTGTAGATTAATGGACGACATGGTTGGACACGGGGTAAGCTAG
- the LOC125221281 gene encoding uncharacterized protein LOC125221281 — MAEDRVPVRASYVNLYKWPESDLDFVRSFKSKSRSGHRRALDSISCRQLYLRSYPLSREEDNHDTASFNCLGRGNKARKKNVKKAKSTTCSALAYIFRRLLSCTTDVDVAN; from the coding sequence ATGGCCGAGGACCGCGTCCCGGTGAGAGCCAGCTACGTGAACCTCTACAAATGGCCGGAATCCGACTTGGACTTCGTTAGGTCCTTCAAATCCAAATCTCGCAGCGGACACCGTAGAGCGCTGGACAGTATTTCATGCAGACAACTCTATTTGAGAAGCTACCCTCTTTCCCGAGAGGAAGACAATCATGACACGGCGTCGTTTAATTGTCTCGGTAGAGGTAACAAAGCCAGAAAGAAGAATGTGAAGAAGGCCAAGTCTACGACCTGCTCCGCCTTGGCCTATATTTTCAGGCGCCTCTTGTCTTGCACCACCGACGTTGATGTTGCTAACTAA